TTGACCACAGCACAGCGCGAGTGCGCGTTCAAACCGGTGAAAATCTAACAGATTGGTTACCCTGGTTAACTCTGCGGGCCGCCCAGGTGAACACCTGGAACCCTCCAGAAGTGGGCGAGCAGGTATTGCTGCTTAGCCCGCAAGGCGAATTAAACCAGGGTGTTGCATTGACCGGGCTATACAGCGACCAGGTACCCGCGCCCAGAAAAAACGGTGACGAAATTCATACCGTTTACCCCGATGGTACGTTTAGCACCTACAACCACGCACAAAACAAGCTAACCATAGAAATAAAAGGCGCTGCAGAACTCACTGTCACCGGCGATGTGAATGCGCTGGTCAATGGCAATGTTACGGCAACAGTGGACGGTGACACCACCGCAGAAATAGGCGGCGACTTGAGCGCAACGGTAAACGGTAAATTAACAGCTGATGCGCCCCAGATTGCGTTAAACGGGGGCGCGGGTGTGGTAACCGGCAATCACATTTGCCCCTATACCGGCTCACCGCACCCTCATGTTTCAAGTACTGTAAAGGCAGGCATATAACATGGCAATGAATGCAAGCGCGCTTGCGGAAGAAATGGTAACCCAGCTACAAAGTAAAGGCTTTGTTACCACCAACGAATTTGCCAAAACACAGGAAATGTGCGAGGCATTGGCAACAGCAATTGTTAACCACATAACCAGCAACGCAGAAACGACACCAGGCGGTGCGACTACGCACACGCACCAAATTACATAGCAGGTTATTTAATAGTGGGAATGAATGCGCAAACCGGTAAAAGTCTAGATGGTATCGACCATATAAAACAGTCTATTACCGATATTCTGGCAACACCCACAGGTACACGAATAATGCGCAGGGAATATGGCAGCGCCCTTCCATTTTTGATCGACAAACCTCTTAACAACGCAACTCTATTACAGTGTTACGCCGCTACTGCTATTGCGCTTGCGCTATACGAACCGCGTATAAGGCTTGAGAGTGTTAATGCAGAAATTAAAGCAAATACACCAGGCGTTATGTACTTGAAGCTATCGCTAACTCGTTTGGATGTCGAAAGTCAACAAACCGAGCAGCTAGAAATTAATTTAACGTAAGGGCATGCTATGGCCGGTAAAAACCCCATAGATTTATCACGTATACCAGCGCCAGATATTGTTGAATCACTGGATTACGAAACCCTATTACAAAGCAATAAAACACAATTGTTGGAGCTGGCACCCGAGCTTGCTGATACCCTCGAACTTGAAAGCGAACCTGCAGTAAAAATATTACAGCTCTGTGCTTATCGAGAATTATTACTTCGTCAGCGGGTAAATGAAGCTGCACGGGCAGTGATGCTTGCGTTTGCTTCTGGTACCACTTTAGAACATTTGGGCGCTTTAATGGGAGTTACGCGCTTAACGATTACGCCGGCAGACCCCAACGCAAACCCGCCTACCGCTGCGGTGATGGAAAAAGACGACGACTACCGCGCACGCATTCAATTGGCGCTGGATGGATTGAGTACAGCAGGCCCAGAACTCGCGTATATTTATCACGCCTTAAGCGCAAGTGGTCTGGTGCTCGATGCCAGCGTTATCACTCCGGTTTTTTCAATGGCCAGTATCGATGCCGGCGTAATGGCACAGCTGCCGCCAGGTTCTATTGTGCTACAAGTGGATGACGACGCAGGCCTGCTCGAACCTATGCCTGGTGATGTGGTTATCACGGTGCTGTCACGGGAAAATAACGGCGTGCCCGACGTTGCAACACTGCAAGCCGTATATGATGCGTTAAATGCAGAGAGCGTACGGCCGCTCACAGACAACGTACACACCCAGGCTGCGCAACTTATTGATTTTACAATTATAGCCAATTTGTACACATTTCCCGGCCCGGACACCAACGTTGTTTTGCAAGAAGCCAACGACAAGTTAAGCACTTACTTGGAAGAAAACCAGCGCTTGGGTCGTAGCATTACGCTGTCGGGCATCTATGCTGCTTTACACGTTGCTGGTGTACAGCGCGTGGAAATTATTGCTCCAGTTGCCGATATTATTTGCACTAGCGCACAAGCAGCCCGATGCACAACAAAAACAATTAATCATGGAGGAATAGCCGAGTGATTGGCTTGTTACCCCCCAGCGCGAGCAACGTAGAAACAGCGCTGGCGGAAACCTGCCAGCGCATAAACGATATTCCTACGCCCTTACGCGATTTGTGGAACCCCGACACATGCCCAGAAAATTTGCTGCCATGGTTAGCTTGGGCAATGGGTATTGAT
The DNA window shown above is from Alteromonadaceae bacterium 2753L.S.0a.02 and carries:
- a CDS encoding phage baseplate assembly protein V, which codes for MTNFAEVLRLLSNIVRFGLVSEIDHSTARVRVQTGENLTDWLPWLTLRAAQVNTWNPPEVGEQVLLLSPQGELNQGVALTGLYSDQVPAPRKNGDEIHTVYPDGTFSTYNHAQNKLTIEIKGAAELTVTGDVNALVNGNVTATVDGDTTAEIGGDLSATVNGKLTADAPQIALNGGAGVVTGNHICPYTGSPHPHVSSTVKAGI
- a CDS encoding phage-related baseplate assembly protein translates to MAGKNPIDLSRIPAPDIVESLDYETLLQSNKTQLLELAPELADTLELESEPAVKILQLCAYRELLLRQRVNEAARAVMLAFASGTTLEHLGALMGVTRLTITPADPNANPPTAAVMEKDDDYRARIQLALDGLSTAGPELAYIYHALSASGLVLDASVITPVFSMASIDAGVMAQLPPGSIVLQVDDDAGLLEPMPGDVVITVLSRENNGVPDVATLQAVYDALNAESVRPLTDNVHTQAAQLIDFTIIANLYTFPGPDTNVVLQEANDKLSTYLEENQRLGRSITLSGIYAALHVAGVQRVEIIAPVADIICTSAQAARCTTKTINHGGIAE